Genomic segment of Kiritimatiellaceae bacterium:
TTAGGAAACCAAATGGAAACCATCCAAACCATTATGACGCGCCGGAGCATCCGTGCATTCAAGGATACGCCGGTGACGGATGCGCAGATCAACGTTCTGCTCGAAGCGGCGATGAATGCGCCGAGCGCTGGCGACGGGCGTCCGTGGCATTTTGTAGTGACGACCGACCGCACGAAACTTGACGCGCTGGCCGATGCGCTGGACGAAGGTAAGCCGATGTTTAAGCAGGCGCAGGCCGCCATCCTGATTTGTCTGGATGAGTCGCGCGAAAAATTTAAAGGCTTCGGCCCGCAGGATTGTTCCTGCGCGGCGCAGAATCTCCAGCTTGCCGCGCACGACATGGGGCTGGGTACCGTTTGGATCGCGGTGATCGGCGTGCCGCCGCGCGTCGCGGGCTGCCGCAAGGTGCTGGGCGTGCCGGAACCGATTATTCCATTCGCCGTTTTCCCGCTCGGTGTGCCGGGCGAAAGTTTGCCTGCTGAGTACCGTTATGATTCATCCCGTGTTCACACGGATCGCTGGTAAATTTTATGAGCGCACAAAAAACCTATCCCATTCGCTGTCCGCAGTGCCGCCACGAGCAGAAGGTGGAACTTTATGAGTCCATCAATGTGACGCAGCAGCCGGAGCTTAAAACTGCGCTGTTCGAAAACCGTCTGAACCGTATCGTCTGCGGATCGTGCGAAGCGTCGTTCCGCATCGACAAGCCGCTGCTGTACCACGACCCAGAGCGCAATATTCTGATTCACTGGATGCCCGACACGGTGGTTTCGCGCGAAGAGATTCTCGATGAGTTTGATAAAGGCATGGAAGATCTGCGCGCCGCGCTACCGCCGGATATCGAACCGCCGCGCGTGCGGCTGGTTTTCACCCGCGCCGAGCTGGTCGAGCTGATTTTTATCATTGAAGCGGGGATGGAGGAGCGGGTGGTGGAATATATTAAATACACCATTCACACGCAGAATTCGGGTCGCGTGCCGCCCGCCACGAAACAATTGCTGCTCAATGTACAGGATTCAACCGCCGACGAATTGCTTTTTGCGGTGCAGAATACGGAGACGTTTGAACTGGAGGACGTTTTACGTTATCCGCGCGCGGCGTATCACAACATCCGGAAGCTGTATAAAAAGAATCCGGAGGAGTTTACCGAGCTGTTTCCCGGACCGTACATCAGTGCACGCGGTGCGCTGATGGCCGAAGAAGATTCAAATGAGCAATAATCAATTCTCAATCAGCAATGCTCATTTGAACATTGAATATTGTTTATTTGGTCAGTTGTTTCAGCGCGTTTTCGGCTGAGCTGGCCCATGAAGTTCCGGCGTTTTCCGCCAGGAAATCTTCGAGCACGATGCGTGCGTCGCTAATCTGTCCGGCCTGTTCCATGCAGCGTGCGACGCTCAGGATGGCGATCGGATGCAGATAGCTGGTGCTGTGTTTTTTGGCGAACTCAGAAAATTGTGCTGCTGCGCCAGCGAAGTTGCCATCGGCTTCTGTACAGTAGGCTAGACCCAGTTCCGCCACCGGACGCAGATCGTGGTTGTTATATTTTTTCAGGAAGCGTTCGTATTGAACGCGGGCCTGCGCCGGGTCGCCGGAGTTAAAGAAAAGTTTGGCCAGATTGAGCAGGGCGATCGGGCCGGTTGGAGTGGAACCGTATTTGCTCACCACTTCTTCAAGCTGCTGAGGAGTCCGGGCGGACATCAGCATCTGTTCGGCTTTAGCCAGATTGGAGGCTTTATAATTTGCAAAACCTCTGGACGCGATCACGGCGATGATTGCAGCGAGAAGCCCTGTGCCGATCAGTTTGCCGTAGCGTTTCAGGAATCCGAGAACTTCATGCACTTCCTGTTCTTTAAGTGCCTGTTTCTTTAGCAGATCCTCATGTCCCGGGGTATGTTCACGATCCATCATAGTCAAACTCCTGTTTTGAAGGCGGGTACTCTTATCTTTTCAGCCGCATGATTCAAGCGCGTACAGCTCCATAATCCGGTCGGCGGTCTGTTCGTCGGTCAGCCCGTCGGTGTTGACGAGGTGCTTAATGGATTCATAAAGCGGTTTGCGCCGCGCCAGCAGCGCTTCGATCTGGCTTTTCTTGTCGCCGGAGAGAAGCGGGCGGTTAGTGTCTTTTTCCACCCGTTGAAAAACGGTGGCTGGCGATGCGGTCAGGCAGACGACCAGTCCGCTTTTTTCAAAATCGGCAATATTGTCCGGATTCAGCACGATGCCGCCGCCGGTGGAGACAACGATTCCGTCGCGGTTCGACAGCTCTTTGACCAGCTCACGTTCTAATGCACGGAAGGCGGCTTCGCCGTCCTGAGCAAAAATTTCGGAGATTGGCTTCCCCTGACGGCTTTCGATGATCGAATCCATATCGACCAGTTCCAGTCCAGTGCGTTTTGCCAGTACGCGGCCTGTCACTGTTTTGCCGGTTCCCATGAACCCGATCAGGATGATGTTCTGTTTTTTCATCTTTCTTCCAAAAAGAAAACGCCCCGAAGCTTCGGGGCGTTATACAGAAGCGAAACCGCTAAAACCAGCCTTAGGCTTTGGTTTTCTGCAGTGCTTCGCGGATGTCTTTGTTGGTCATCCGGCGAAGGACGGCTTCAGTGATTCCGGCTCCGACCAGACGTTTTTTCTGCTGGGCGATACGGTAGCGCTTGGGGCCGGCTTTTTTAGTCGGACGGCGAAGCGGTTTTTTACGCATTGAACGGCGAATTCTCATTTTTCTTCTCCAAAGGCTTATCGTTTTTAAACGAGCGGTGTAAGCTACACAGGCCGGTTGAGTGAATCAACTTAAAAAAGGAGCTTTTCCATGGCCCGTATAAAACTTGAAATGCCGAGCGTCTATCCGTTCAAAACCGAACTGACCGTCCGTATCACCGACATCAACTATGGAGGGCATCTGGGGAATGCCGATGTACTGGCCTTAATGCACGAAGCCCGCGTCCGCTTCCTGAAATCCTTCGGCTACAGCGAAATCAACGTCGAGGGGTTCGGCACCATCATGCTCGACTCGGTTGTCATCTATAAAGCGCAGGCGTTTGCCGGTGATGTGTTGCAGATCGAGGTGGCCGCCGGGGACTTCAGCCGTCTCGGGTGCGACATCTTTTACCGCATGACCCGCAAAGAAACCGGCGCGGAGATCGCGCTGGCCAAAACCGGCATCGCCGTTTTTGACTACGCCAACCAGAAGCGCGTTTCGCCGCCGGAAGCTTTTGTCAAAAAACTCGGCGGATAATCAGGGCGCTTTTATTTGTTTCCCAAGGTTAGAGAAACCGTTTATAAAGCAGGCTTTCCAACGGGAGAAGAAAAATGGATGAACTGCTCAAACAGCTGAAAAACAACGCCAAAGAGAGCCCCGAAAATCTGGCTAAACTGCTCGGCACCACCGTGGCTGAAGTCAACGCCAAGATCGCCGCCTACGAAAAGTCCGGCATCATTCAGGGCTATCAGGCCATCATCAACGAAGACAAGCTCGACGGCGCGCCCGTCACCGCCGTCATCGAAGTCCGTCTTACCGCCGAACGCGAAGGCGGCTTCAACCGTACGGCGGAACGTATCAGCCGTTTTCCAGAAGTCCGTTCCGCCTTCCTGATGTCCGGCGGTTACGATCTGCTCCTTTTCGTTAGCGGAAAAACCCTGAACGAAGTGGCCAGTTTCGTCAGCGAAAAGCTTGCGACGCAGTGCGGCGTCGTCGGCACCGCGACCCATTTTATGCTCAAAGCTTACAAGAAAAACGATGTCCTCATGCGTGGATCCGATGAAAACGAACGACCCCAAATCTCTGCGTAACCGCATCGCCGGCCACGTGCGCGACATTCCGCGCTCCGGTATCCGCGACTTCTTCGACATCGTCAGCACCCGTGCCGACGTGATCAGTCTCGGCGTCGGTGAGCCGGATTTTGTCACGCCCTGGCATATCCGCGAAGCCGCCATCACGGCGCTGGAGCAGGGCGTTACCAGCTATACATCTAATTTGGGCCTGCTGGCTCTGCGCAAAGAGATTTCCGGCTACGTCCAGAAAATCACCGGCGTTACCTATAATCCGGAAAATGAAATCCTGATCGCCGTCGGTGTCAGCGAAGCGATGGATCTGGCCGTTCGCGCGCTGATTGAACCCGGCGACGAAGTGCTTTACCACGAGCCGTGCTACGTTTCGTACAGCCCGGTCGTGATTTTTGCCCACGGCGTGCCGGTCAAAGTCGAGACTTCCGCCGAAAACGGATTCAAACCGACCCGCGCCCAGCTCGAAGCCAAGGTCACCAAAAAGACCAAACTACTGATGCTCAACTTTCCGACCAACCCGACCGGCGCGGTTCTTACGAAACAGGAAGTTGAAGAGATTGCCGCCTTCGCCATCGAGCACGACCTGATTGTCCTCACCGACGAAATCTACGGCGAACTCACCTACGACCAGCAGCACATCAGCCTGCTTTCCGTTCCCGGCATGAAAGAACGGACGGTTTACCTGCACGGCTTTTCCAAGGCCTGGGCCATGACCGGTTTCCGCATGGGCTTTTCCTGCGCGCCGCCGGAACTCACCGAAGCCATGATGAAAATTCATCAGTACACCATGCTTTGCGCGCCGGTACTCAGCCAGAAAGCCGCCATCGAAGCGCTGCGCGATCCGGAACGCGATATTGCCGGAATGCGCGACTCGTACTGCGTACGCCGCAACTACATGCATGCCGCCTTTCAGGAAATGGGCATCGACTGCCATTTGCCCGGCGGAGCCTTCTACATGTTTCCGAATATCGAAAAATTCGGACTGTCGTCCTACGACTTCGCCATGAAACTGCTCGAAGCGGAAAATGTCGCCGTCGTCCCCGGAACCGCCTTCGGTTCCTGCGGGCAGGGCTTCGTCCGCTGTTGCTACGCCACCGCGCTCGACGACATCAAAGAAGCCATGACCCGCATCGCCCGCTTCGTCTCGAAGTTGAAATAATTCCGCGATCAAGGATCGCGGCTACAATTTTTCTGTGGGTGCGGACGGTGGCTGCACACCCAACCGGGTTTTTCATTCGCCTTGAAAACAACAAGGTTCGGCTCTATAAAGCGGGCATGACAACGGTAAAAGAAATTGAGAGCGCGGTGGAGCATCTTCCACCCAAAGATTTAAGCCAGTTTCGTAGCTGGTTTGAAGCGTTCGAATCTGCGTCATGGGATCGGCAGTTTGAAGCGGATGCCCTCAACGGACGTCTTGAGTCGCTGGTTAACGAGGCTCGCGCCGAATACAAAACGGGAAAAACCTCGTCGCTGTGAATCACCAAGCCACATCCCGTTTCTGGGCCTGCTACGAGCAGCTTCCGGCGGCGGTGCGCGATCTGGCCGACACCTCCTTCGATCTGCTCA
This window contains:
- a CDS encoding nitroreductase family protein; translated protein: METIQTIMTRRSIRAFKDTPVTDAQINVLLEAAMNAPSAGDGRPWHFVVTTDRTKLDALADALDEGKPMFKQAQAAILICLDESREKFKGFGPQDCSCAAQNLQLAAHDMGLGTVWIAVIGVPPRVAGCRKVLGVPEPIIPFAVFPLGVPGESLPAEYRYDSSRVHTDRW
- a CDS encoding tetratricopeptide repeat protein gives rise to the protein MMDREHTPGHEDLLKKQALKEQEVHEVLGFLKRYGKLIGTGLLAAIIAVIASRGFANYKASNLAKAEQMLMSARTPQQLEEVVSKYGSTPTGPIALLNLAKLFFNSGDPAQARVQYERFLKKYNNHDLRPVAELGLAYCTEADGNFAGAAAQFSEFAKKHSTSYLHPIAILSVARCMEQAGQISDARIVLEDFLAENAGTSWASSAENALKQLTK
- a CDS encoding shikimate kinase yields the protein MKKQNIILIGFMGTGKTVTGRVLAKRTGLELVDMDSIIESRQGKPISEIFAQDGEAAFRALERELVKELSNRDGIVVSTGGGIVLNPDNIADFEKSGLVVCLTASPATVFQRVEKDTNRPLLSGDKKSQIEALLARRKPLYESIKHLVNTDGLTDEQTADRIMELYALESCG
- a CDS encoding thioesterase family protein, which gives rise to MARIKLEMPSVYPFKTELTVRITDINYGGHLGNADVLALMHEARVRFLKSFGYSEINVEGFGTIMLDSVVIYKAQAFAGDVLQIEVAAGDFSRLGCDIFYRMTRKETGAEIALAKTGIAVFDYANQKRVSPPEAFVKKLGG
- a CDS encoding Lrp/AsnC family transcriptional regulator; the encoded protein is MDELLKQLKNNAKESPENLAKLLGTTVAEVNAKIAAYEKSGIIQGYQAIINEDKLDGAPVTAVIEVRLTAEREGGFNRTAERISRFPEVRSAFLMSGGYDLLLFVSGKTLNEVASFVSEKLATQCGVVGTATHFMLKAYKKNDVLMRGSDENERPQISA
- a CDS encoding aminotransferase class I/II-fold pyridoxal phosphate-dependent enzyme, which encodes MKTNDPKSLRNRIAGHVRDIPRSGIRDFFDIVSTRADVISLGVGEPDFVTPWHIREAAITALEQGVTSYTSNLGLLALRKEISGYVQKITGVTYNPENEILIAVGVSEAMDLAVRALIEPGDEVLYHEPCYVSYSPVVIFAHGVPVKVETSAENGFKPTRAQLEAKVTKKTKLLMLNFPTNPTGAVLTKQEVEEIAAFAIEHDLIVLTDEIYGELTYDQQHISLLSVPGMKERTVYLHGFSKAWAMTGFRMGFSCAPPELTEAMMKIHQYTMLCAPVLSQKAAIEALRDPERDIAGMRDSYCVRRNYMHAAFQEMGIDCHLPGGAFYMFPNIEKFGLSSYDFAMKLLEAENVAVVPGTAFGSCGQGFVRCCYATALDDIKEAMTRIARFVSKLK